The DNA segment AATGCCGAAGATATGAGAACCTTTAGAGCAGTTGTAATCTTATTTGCGTTATCTTTTGCAGCAAAGACGGCTTTACCAGAGATTGAGTACAATACAGATAATTTAAGGGATCCCTTTAAATCCTATCTGCCAAAGTCTAGCATTTCAGAAAAGACATCTTCAACTATTCTTAAAGAGTTATCTAAGGTGCGGCTTTCAGGCATAATATGGGGCGAAGGAGCGCCTCTGGCTATTATTAGCGGCAAAATATATAAGGTGGGAGACAAGATTTTAGGCATAAAGATTGTTGATATCACCAAACAGGGTGTTCTTTTAAACTACAAGGAATCAAATTATATTTTAAAGCCTAAATAGGAGGTTATAATGAGAGTTTTTAAAAATACTCTATTAATGTTCTCTCTGATACTGCTTACATGGCCTGCATCAACACTAGCTATAGAGAAGGATATCAATATTAAAGGTAAGAAGATATCCCTCGATTTTAAGGATGTCGGATTAAAGGATATTTTAAAAGCATTCTCTATGCAGTCGGGTATGAATTTTATTGCCAGCGATAAGATAGAAGATAAAAAGATTACCCTCTATATGGAGAGTGTCCCTGTATCCAGTGCTTTAGACACCATTCTTAAGGCCAACAACCTTACTTATGAGCAGCCATCGGGAACAAATATTATAATGATTAAAGAGATGAGAGTTCCGGAGGTTGAGACACTGACTCAGATATATAAACTGAATTATGCAAATGCTGAAGGCGTTAAGACTCTATTTGATGCTATGAGTAAAGTCAAAAAGATAGAAGAAGTCTCCTCTGCGGGAAGTAAAGTCAGCAAGTCTTTTAGCCAGGGCGTACTTTCAGAGTACGGTAAGATTGCGGCTGATACCCGTACAAACAGTCTGATTGTTACCGATATCCCTGCCCGCTTTCCTATAATAGAGGAGGCTATTGCAAAGCTAGACGAACCTACTCCTCAGGTTATGATAGAGGCTGAAATTTTAGAGGTTTCAACCGACTATATGGAGCAGATAGGAATTGATTTTGGAACTAATGGTTTTGCGAAAATTACAGGTGCTGTCAAAAATACAGAGCTTCTATTCAGAGATTTAGCGGGGACTCCTTCTACGGATAATGCTGCATACGGAACGATATCTACAAGCAGTTTTACAGCAATTCTTGATATGCTTAAATCAGATACCAAAACAAAGGTTTTGGCAAGGCCGAGAATTCTTACTTTAAACAATGAGACGGCCGAGATAAAGATAACGGCAGAGACTGCAGTCTCAGAGATAACAGAGAGTTTTTCGGATGAGAGTAGAACCGAGACCTCTGCAGAGAGAATAGAGACAGGAGTCAGTCTGATAGTAACCCCTGTAATTAACAATGATGGTTATGTGACAATAAAGGTTGAGCCGAAGGTTACAGAACCTAAAGACTCTAAATTTTTCAAAGGTACTTATGTAGATCCGCATACCCGCTCCGCCAAGACAACAATAAGAGTTAGAGATGGAGATACGCTTGTGATGGGCGGTTTAATAAAGCTTGATGAGACTATCACGGTTAAGAAGATTCCGTTTCTTGGAGATATTCCAATTCTCGGCAGGGTCTTTAGGCATAATTATACTTTGACCGAAGATAGGGAGCTGATAATATTTATAACCCCGCATATTGTAAGAGATTCTCATTATAATGTCAGTCAGGCCTTTCAGGTTGAGAGAGAGTTTTCTGTTGAAGAGTCGGCGGTGAACAAAGAGCAGGCTATAGAAGAAAGTTTAGAGGGACTCAATTAATATGGCGATAAGAGAACGGGTCGGCGAGATACTGATAAAAGAAGGCTTGATTGCAGAAGAAGACCTGGCTCAAGCTATGGAGCATCAGAGAGAGAACGGCGGCAAGCTCGGTGACGTATTGATAGCTATGGGTTTTGTTACCGAAAAAGAGATTGCAGCTGCTCTAGGTAAACAGCTCGGCATATCTTACATTAGTATAGCCAGCGGGAATTTAAGACCTGCTCACGACCAGGGTCTTGAAGTTTTGATATCTGAAGAGGTGGCAAGAAAATATCTGGTATTGCCGATATCGAGAACGTTTAACTCTCTAACCGCTGCAGTGGTTGATCCTCTTGATTTTATAACAATAGATAATTTACGAAAAATAACCAATTGTGATATTAACTCTGTTATTACTACTAAGGCTGAAATACTGCAGGCCATAGATGAGTTTTACGGTCCTCGCGATGTTTTTAAGGAAGCTATAGAGAGTTCATATGAGAAAGAGGAAAAGAGTGTAACTACTTCTTTGGAAGAGATCTCCGAAGATGAAGTTGTTAGCCTTGACAGGCTCATTGCTAAAGCAGAAGAAGCTCCGGTTGTTAAACTTGTCGATCTTATTATAAGGCAGGCGATAGAAGAAGGAGCAAGCGATGTACATATAGAATCTCTCGAGAAGAAGATGAGGTTACGCTATAGGGTTGATGGAGTTCTTCAAGAGAAGCCGCCGCCGGCACCGCATTTAAAACTTGCTATAGTATCCCGCATAAAGATACTCGCTAAGCTTGATATAGCTGAGAAACGGCTTCCTCAGGACGGAAGTTTTGTGATGAAGCTTGAAGATAGGCTTGTTGATTTCAGAGTCTCTGTTATACCTACTATTTATGGCGAGAAGGTTGTAATAAGAATATTAGACAGGTCCCAGCTGCCGCTTGATTTAACACAGATGGGGTTTGGCCCTAGCCAATTAGAATCTTTTAGAGAGATTATAAATCAGCCTTATGGAGTGGTATTTCTTACCGGACCTACCGGAAGCGGTAAGACGACTACGCTCTATGCAGCGCTAGAGGAGATAAATAGTCCGGATAAGAATATTATCACTATTGAAGACCCTGTTGAGTACCGGCTTGACGGTGTAAATCAGGTTCAGGTTAAGCCTCAGATAGGATTGACTTTTGCCAATGCGCTAAGGTCTTTTTTAAGACAGGATCCGGATATTATCCTGGTTGGTGAAGTCAGAGATTTAGAGACTGCAGAGATCTGTGTCAGGGCTGCATTGACAGGACATTTCGTCTTATCAACACTCCATACAAATGATGCAGCATCCGCAATTACACGTCTTATGGATATTGGAGTCGAACCCTATCTATTAACTCCATCTCTGTTGATGGTTGCAGCCCAGAGGTTGGTTAGGAAGCTCTGTTCTAACTGCAAGGAGGCATATGAGCCTACAGGGGATATATTGAAATATTTAAAGGTGAAAAAGGATCTGGTTTTTAAAGCCAAGGGTTGCGACAAATGTAGGTGGACAGGCTATATTGGAAGAGCAGCTATATATGAGTTAATATTGATAGACTCTGATATGCGCGATATGATTACAAAGCATGCCGATGCTCAGAAGATGAAGAATTTAGCTATTGAGAAAGGTTTCTTAACACTCTGGGATAGCGGTATTGCTAAAG comes from the Candidatus Kaelpia imicola genome and includes:
- a CDS encoding secretin N-terminal domain-containing protein produces the protein MRVFKNTLLMFSLILLTWPASTLAIEKDINIKGKKISLDFKDVGLKDILKAFSMQSGMNFIASDKIEDKKITLYMESVPVSSALDTILKANNLTYEQPSGTNIIMIKEMRVPEVETLTQIYKLNYANAEGVKTLFDAMSKVKKIEEVSSAGSKVSKSFSQGVLSEYGKIAADTRTNSLIVTDIPARFPIIEEAIAKLDEPTPQVMIEAEILEVSTDYMEQIGIDFGTNGFAKITGAVKNTELLFRDLAGTPSTDNAAYGTISTSSFTAILDMLKSDTKTKVLARPRILTLNNETAEIKITAETAVSEITESFSDESRTETSAERIETGVSLIVTPVINNDGYVTIKVEPKVTEPKDSKFFKGTYVDPHTRSAKTTIRVRDGDTLVMGGLIKLDETITVKKIPFLGDIPILGRVFRHNYTLTEDRELIIFITPHIVRDSHYNVSQAFQVEREFSVEESAVNKEQAIEESLEGLN
- a CDS encoding ATPase, T2SS/T4P/T4SS family, with product MAIRERVGEILIKEGLIAEEDLAQAMEHQRENGGKLGDVLIAMGFVTEKEIAAALGKQLGISYISIASGNLRPAHDQGLEVLISEEVARKYLVLPISRTFNSLTAAVVDPLDFITIDNLRKITNCDINSVITTKAEILQAIDEFYGPRDVFKEAIESSYEKEEKSVTTSLEEISEDEVVSLDRLIAKAEEAPVVKLVDLIIRQAIEEGASDVHIESLEKKMRLRYRVDGVLQEKPPPAPHLKLAIVSRIKILAKLDIAEKRLPQDGSFVMKLEDRLVDFRVSVIPTIYGEKVVIRILDRSQLPLDLTQMGFGPSQLESFREIINQPYGVVFLTGPTGSGKTTTLYAALEEINSPDKNIITIEDPVEYRLDGVNQVQVKPQIGLTFANALRSFLRQDPDIILVGEVRDLETAEICVRAALTGHFVLSTLHTNDAASAITRLMDIGVEPYLLTPSLLMVAAQRLVRKLCSNCKEAYEPTGDILKYLKVKKDLVFKAKGCDKCRWTGYIGRAAIYELILIDSDMRDMITKHADAQKMKNLAIEKGFLTLWDSGIAKVEEGITSVEEVLRVTLIKED